In a genomic window of Corynebacterium choanae:
- a CDS encoding DUF485 domain-containing protein has product MTNPAVPQRRIPTEAEFIAMESTPQFHQLRSTFRKFAFPVTIAFLAWYLFFIVVATYAYDFVTTPVFGVINVGMILGLAQFATAGLITWAYVRFADRTLDPLTAEIRHELEGGA; this is encoded by the coding sequence ATGACGAACCCCGCTGTCCCCCAGCGTCGGATCCCCACCGAGGCGGAGTTTATCGCCATGGAATCGACGCCCCAGTTTCACCAGCTTCGCTCAACATTCCGGAAATTTGCCTTCCCGGTCACCATCGCGTTTCTCGCCTGGTATCTCTTCTTCATCGTGGTGGCAACCTATGCCTACGACTTCGTCACCACTCCAGTATTCGGCGTTATCAACGTTGGCATGATCCTCGGTCTTGCCCAGTTCGCTACCGCCGGGTTGATCACATGGGCATATGTCCGTTTCGCTGATCGCACCCTTGATCCGTTGACCGCCGAAATTCGGCACGAATTAGAAGGAGGTGCCTAA
- a CDS encoding solute symporter family protein, with amino-acid sequence MRTHLLAQEAVDTGNPLLNIGIFILFIVVTMTVVVRATRKTSQKGSDFYTGGASFSGWQNGLAISGDYLSAAAFLGVTGAIALYGYDGFLYSVGFLIALLVALVLVAEPLRNTGRFTMADVLSFRLKQRPVRTAAAISTLSISLFYLIAQMAGAGGLVALLLGIQGKVAQSGVVAIVGVLMIIYVLVGGMKGTTYVQMIKAVLLVGGSIIITVLTFWVVKGGFNEVLTQAVANHPKGEAVLGPGLKYGKNELTKLDFISLGMALVFGTSGLPHVLMRFYTVPTAREARRSVTWTIAIVALFFLLTVVMGFGAAALVGTDAITSAPGGVNSAVLLLSAKVGGTIFMACISAIAFATILAVVAGLAITASASVAHDIYNSVLRDGKATEEEQVRVSRITVVVIGILAIVLGIGAIGQNIAFLVALAFGIAASANLPTILYSLYWKRFNTTGAVCSIYGGLLTSVILIIFSPAVSGTPTSFLGENIDFAFFPLTNPSIIAIPMGFLLGIVGTLLGKPDNFAGKAAEMQVRSLTGVGVEKAVAH; translated from the coding sequence ATGAGGACACATCTACTCGCCCAAGAAGCTGTCGATACCGGCAATCCGCTGCTCAATATTGGCATTTTTATTCTTTTCATCGTCGTCACCATGACTGTGGTGGTGCGCGCTACCCGGAAAACCTCTCAGAAAGGCTCCGACTTCTACACTGGTGGCGCATCATTTTCCGGCTGGCAAAACGGGCTGGCGATCTCCGGGGACTATCTGTCCGCGGCCGCGTTCCTCGGCGTAACCGGTGCAATCGCCCTGTACGGCTATGACGGATTCTTGTATTCGGTGGGCTTCCTGATTGCGCTGCTTGTCGCCTTGGTGCTGGTTGCTGAACCGTTGCGAAACACCGGCCGATTCACTATGGCTGACGTGTTGTCTTTCCGACTCAAGCAGCGGCCGGTACGTACTGCTGCGGCGATCTCCACACTGTCGATTTCCTTGTTCTATCTCATCGCCCAGATGGCTGGTGCTGGCGGTTTGGTTGCACTGCTGCTCGGTATTCAAGGCAAAGTCGCCCAGTCTGGGGTGGTCGCCATCGTTGGTGTGCTGATGATTATCTATGTGCTTGTCGGTGGCATGAAAGGCACCACATATGTGCAGATGATCAAAGCAGTGCTGCTGGTCGGCGGCTCGATCATCATTACCGTGCTGACATTCTGGGTAGTCAAGGGCGGTTTCAATGAGGTGCTCACCCAGGCAGTCGCCAATCATCCCAAAGGTGAAGCAGTGCTAGGCCCTGGTTTGAAGTACGGCAAAAATGAGCTCACCAAGCTCGACTTCATCTCCCTTGGCATGGCGCTGGTGTTTGGCACCTCGGGTCTGCCTCACGTCTTGATGCGGTTCTACACTGTGCCAACCGCCCGGGAAGCCCGCCGCTCAGTGACGTGGACAATCGCTATTGTTGCATTGTTCTTCCTGCTCACCGTGGTGATGGGTTTTGGTGCGGCGGCACTCGTTGGCACCGATGCGATCACCAGCGCCCCAGGTGGGGTGAACTCCGCGGTACTGTTGTTGTCCGCGAAAGTCGGCGGCACCATCTTTATGGCCTGTATTTCTGCGATTGCCTTCGCCACTATTTTGGCGGTGGTGGCAGGGTTGGCGATTACTGCTTCCGCATCGGTGGCTCACGACATCTATAACTCGGTGCTGCGCGACGGCAAAGCAACCGAAGAAGAACAAGTCCGGGTTTCCCGCATCACCGTGGTCGTCATCGGTATTTTGGCGATCGTGCTCGGCATTGGGGCGATTGGGCAAAACATTGCCTTCCTGGTCGCCTTGGCTTTCGGTATTGCCGCCTCGGCAAACCTGCCAACGATTCTCTATTCGCTGTACTGGAAGCGGTTTAACACCACCGGTGCCGTGTGCAGTATCTATGGTGGGCTGCTCACCAGTGTGATTCTGATCATTTTCTCCCCGGCAGTGTCCGGCACCCCAACGTCGTTCCTTGGCGAGAATATTGATTTTGCCTTCTTCCCCCTC